A region of Necator americanus strain Aroian chromosome I, whole genome shotgun sequence DNA encodes the following proteins:
- a CDS encoding hypothetical protein (NECATOR_CHRI.G1869.T1): MTEFNTASFLTQLDAFGRPPPPQKLNDGRGGVAKDLASKLDMINLDKQRRIRGEMLAPSGKGMVQLGLGSGTNRVNRHEIRDTDVQKWRNDVLSVNRPRINGFNQHETAESAREYARKIAGTIPKTNGYHANSESEDDGGIRSDSATNSLPSPPGELTVTTNHERKYSDYSSASSQKSPTPPSQSSFSDYSSTYRSQVSPPDSQRSDSPLKTETITKVNVSSVQADRFSPLARRSPAERASPKQKSDLSLAEILSRKQQTGNGSSSNYAVGLTKQVRLTDQKLPTGKPPAFKHANDDQKRQAKWREITDTLESQDRKFEKLSEQLRRDLVVEQKHQVGLCANCRLPMYDNEDRYTVNDSTYHRACFICEVCGRELREQQFYLSDGRFYCKQDYLYNMDKKVTRCYQCKEPIKDMVLSALNHNYHPACFRCTGCGICLDGVPFALDKENQVYCMPDYHDRFAPRCYRCKQPILPDEKTGETVRIVALDNNYHVDCYSCEGCGLKLTDEGDAFCYPLGKHLLCERCHLHWRRSGAEAPISDL; the protein is encoded by the exons CGGATTCGAGGCGAGATGCTGGCACCATCTGGGAAAGGGATGGTACAGTTGGGCTTGGGTAGTGGAACAAACCGTGTAAATCGACATGAAATACGCGACACAGATGTGCAGAAATGGCGAAACGAT GTACTCTCAGTGAATCGCCCACGTATCAATGGCTTCAACCAACACGAAACTGCTGAGAGCGCTAGAGaatatgcaagaaaaatcGCCGGAACAATTCCGAAGACGAACGGCTACCATGCTAACAGTGAGAGTGAAGATGACGGCGGCATT CGTAGCGACTCCGCAACAAACTCGCTGCCATCACCACCTGGAGAGCTAACGGTGACCACGAATCACGAACGCAAGTATTCGGACTACTCCTCTGCGTCTAGCCAAAAGTCGCCGACTCCGCCCAGTCAGTCATCGTTCTCCGACTATTCGTCCACCTATCGTTCGCAGGTTTCACCACCGGACTCGCAGCGATCGGACAGTCCACTGAAGACCGAGACCATAACCAAAGTGAACGTAAGCAGTGTACAGGCAGACAGGTTCTCGCCTTTGGCTAGGAGAAGTCCTGCCGAGAGGGCTTCACCGAAACAAAAGTCCGACCTGAGTTTGGCAGAGATCTTGAGTCGCAAGCAGCAGACCGGCAACGGCTCGTCCTCCAACTACGCTGTTGGACTCACAAAGCAGGTGCGACTGACGGACCAGAAACTGCCCACCGGCAAGCCGCCGGCATTCAA GCACGCAAACGACGACCAGAAGCGCCAGGCGAAGTGGCGCGAGATAACCGACACATTAGAGTCGCAGGACAGAAAATTCGAGAAGCTCAGCGAACAGCTTCGTAGAGACCTCGTGGTCGAGCAGAAACATCAAGTTG GTTTATGTGCAAACTGTCGTCTTCCAATGTATGATAACGAGGATCGTTACACTGTCAATGATTCTACATATCATCGAGCCTGCTTCATATGTGAGGTCTGCGGAAGAGAATTAAG gGAGCAGCAGTTCTATCTTAGCGATGGACGATTCTACTGTAAACAAGATTATTTGTACAATATGGACAAAAAAGTCACACGATGCTATCAATGCAAGGAACCGATAAAGGACATG GTGTTGTCAGCATTGAATCATAACTACCATCCAGCATGCTTCCGATGTACTGGATGTGGAATTTGTCTAGATGGGGTGCCATTTGCCCTCGACAAAGAAAACCAG GTGTACTGTATGCCGGACTACCATGATCGTTTCGCGCCACGGTGTTATCGATGCAAACAACCGATTCTTCCTGATGAG aaaacaggTGAGACCGTTCGAATCGTGGCCCTTGATAACAACTATCACGTCGACTGCTATTCTTGCGAG GGATGTGGTCTCAAACTTACCGACGAAGGTGACGCTTTCTGCTATCCATTGGGGAAACACCTGCTGTGTGAACGATGCCATCTTCACTGGAGGCGTTCCGGAGCTGAAGCTCCAATCTCCGATTTGTAA